The genomic region ACATTAATGAACATATATCTCGTGCACTTGCAATCTTTTGTAGTACATTAATGAATATTTAAAATATTTTCCAACCCTTGCTATATATAGACTTGTCGTCCATGTCTGCCACGTTTGGAGTCCACCTATTTCCTACTGGAACCTTACACTCGACTACCAATATGAGAGGGAGTGGCCTAGTGCAAGGCGACCATGATATTCTTCATTGGATGCCTTGTGCTTTGTGCACAGTGTAAGTATATATCATCATCGTCTTTAGAATCTTGTGTTAACTTCTCGCCACTAATTCTTTGGGTCagacatacatacacacacacacacacatctgaaGTACTGCATACTAAGGTTAAATATACTATACAGGTGCTGTCGATAATAAGCAAACGAAGGTCAACCAAGATGATCATGCGGCGAACACAAGTACCAACGCTACCATCGTCAACTAAACATCTGTAGGCGAGAGCAAGAAAACTGAGCTATTTTGCAGCCTCTATCTCGTATGTTATTTCAACTTTGAGCTCCGGGCTAAGTGCTACTGTTGCCAGAATAAGAATGGCGACTGTTACAAGACGAAGAGTGAGTGCCTGCAGAAGTGCCATTCCTACAACGGTTAATGCCCACCTTCATCGGGGCTCTGGGATAGAATTCCATATGCTCGGAAAATTTCTCCATCGGTAATAAAAGGCACCTTATATGGTTTGGGCAATTAGGTTCCAAGTAAACATTAGATAGCCCGTATGTTTCCGTGGAGATCCAACAAGGAAAAAATTGATGAAAGAAATCCAAGTAACTAGTTGTCTCGCATATTTACAAAGTTCAAATCCTTTGGTTGTGGTGCTTTGACTAGATTGTCTATTATGCTCTTTCATCTACATGCACATCGCCCACTTGTTTATTTAACACACATCACCAAGTTGGTGATTTGCCAGTTGTGGGCTGACAATCATATAGAATTCTAATAGCACTGACAtggaaaaatttaaaaactgaaaAACTGAAAAAAGTAAATCAAATAAACAAATGGTGTGCAAACTAAATCAGACGGCTTAGGACAAGTGAGATTTAGTGAGGACTCTTTCAGATGAAGATAAGCAAATTGCAAGAAAACAACATGCAGAAACATTTTTATATCATAGCATAACTAGCAAAAAAAGCACATAGTACAACGACAACCCACGTATCTATATGCTATCTATATGTATATCTatttatatctatctatctatctatctatctatctgctatctatcactactggaatcagatgATTTGCCATCAGCCCCatttttgccgtctgctagcggacggaaAAGGAGGTCTTTGTTGTCCGTTTCCAAAAAAACAGacagcaaagaactggctgatggcaaagatcatatttgccatcagccagttctttgccgtcggctagcggacggcaaagagggagggggccccactgacgagctgcttaaaaaaaacctaacgggcccccctctttgtcgtctgctagcggacggcaaagagcaaaaaagcggacgatAAAGGGGGGCGGATGGCAAAGATTTAACCTATCTAACggcggccgcgccccaccccgcccctctctctctctgtttctctccctcttcacacgcgcgccgccgcccccaccactctccGCTGCCCCGTCgtcccaccaccccgccgccccaccgcccccccCGCCCGGTGCCACCgcggccccgtcgcccccgccgccctgccgtctcggcgccACCGCCCCCCTCCcctgcgccccaccgccccggctccGCCCCCCACCCCCCCTCCCGCGTGCCCCACCACCCGGCGCCCCACCGGGCCCCCGCcccatcgcccccgccgccctgccgtctcggcgccgccgcgccccggccccaCGGCGCCCCgaccccccccgcgccccaccgccccggcccctGCCCCGTCGCtactgccgcccggcgccgccgccccaggccgccccgcccccctcctccaccggccacctcctccaccggccctgccccaggtgagctctacctcctcaatttttctgttttttttccgttttttagttttaggtttatgtttagtttagatttagttttagttttagttttagttttaggtttagttttaggtttaggtttagttttagtttagttttaggtttagatttagttttttccttttttctgtttttttagttttaggtttatgtttagtttagatttagttttagttttagttttagttttagatttaggtttagttttaggtttaagtttaggtttaggaaagaagaaaaagaagaaaagaggagaggaggagaagaagaagaggaaaaaggaaaggaagaagaataagaggaggaggagaagaaaaaagaagaagaggaagaagaagaagaaaaaagaggagaggaggagaagaagaagaggaaaaaggaaaggaggaagaagaagaagaagaagaagaagaagaagaagaaggaaaaaaggaagaaaaggaagaaaaggaagaagaggaagaagaagaaaaggaaaaaagaggaaaaaaacaccgaccccgacccggcacctcgacacgacaccccgacgcCGAGATCCCGACCCCgacccttgcaataaaagcactcagtttcaggcttgggtccattctttgacttcttcccgacaactggcttaccgggcgcggcaacatctttgccttccttcttgaagttcttcttacccttgcccttcttgaacttagtggtcttattgaccatcaacacttgatgttctttcttgatttcaacctctgctgacttcagcattgaaaatacttcaggaatggttttcaccatctcctgcatattgtagttcatcacaaagctcttgtagcttggtgggagcgactgaaggattctgtcaatgaccgcctcatccaggaggttaatgtccagctgggacaggcggttgtgcaacccagacattttgagtatatgctcactgacagaactattttcctccatcttataactatagaacttgtcggagacttcatacctctcgacccgggcatgagcttggaaaactagtttcagctcctcgaacatctcatatgctccgtgttgcttaaaacgcttttggagccctggttctaagctgtaaagcatgcattactgaacgagggagtaatcatcagcgcgagactgccaagcattcataatgtcttggttctctgggatgggtgcatcagctagcggtccttctaggacatattgttcctggcagctatgaggatgatcctcaggttccggacccagtccgtatacttgctgccatcatctttcagcttggttttctctaggaatgcgttgaagttcatgttgacatgagcggcggccatttgatctacaagacatatttgcaaaggttttagactaagttcatgataattaagttcatcttatcaaattattatattgaactcccactcagattagacatccctctagtcatctaagtgttacacgatccgagtcgactaggccgtgtccgatcatcacgtgagacggactagtcatcgtcggtgaacatctccatgttgatcgtatcttccatacgactcgtgttcgacctttcggtttctgtgttccgaggccatgtctgtacatgctaggctcgtcaagttaaccctaagtgttctgcatgtgtaaatctgtcttacacccgttgtatgtgaacgtaaggatctatcacacccgatcatcacgtggtgcttcgaaacgacgaactttagcaacggtgcacagttagggggaacactttcttgaaattattataagggatcatcttatttactaccgccgttctaagtaaacaaaatgcataaacataataaacatcacatgcaattatatagtagtgacatgatatggccaatatcatatagctccttcgatctccatcttcggggctccatgatcatcttcgtcaccggcatgacaccatgatctccatcatcatgatctccatcattgtgtcttcatgaagttatcacgccaacgactacatctacttctatggctaacgcgtttagcaataaagtaaagtaatttacatggcgttcttcaatgacacaaaggtcatacaaaaaataaagacaactcctatggctcctgccggttgtcatactcatcgacatgcaagtcgtgattcctattacaagaacatgatctcatacatcacaatatatcattcatcattcatcacaacttctggccatatcacatcacatgacaattgctgcaaaaacaagttagacgtcctctaattgttgttgcatcttttacgtggctgcaattgggttctaacaagaacgttttcttacctacgaataaccacaacgtgattttgtcaacttctatttacccttcataaggacccttttcatcgaatccgctccaactaaagtgggagagacagacacccgccagccaccttatgtaactagtgcatgtcagtcggtggaaccggtctcacgtaagcatacgtgtaaggttggtccgggccgcttcatcccacaataccgctgaagcaagataagactagtagcggcaagcaagttgacaagatctacgcccacaacaaaattgtgttctactcgtgcaatagagaactacgcatagacctagctcatgatgccactgttggggaatgttgcagaaaattaaaaaaaattctacggtttcaccaagatccatctatgagttcatctaagcaacgagtcatgggagatgcatctacataccactttgtagatcgcgagcggaagcgttcaaaagaacggggttgaagtagtcgttctcgtcgtgatcctatcaccggagatcctagcgccgaacggacggcacctccgcgttcaacacacgtacggagcggatgacgtctcctccttcttgatctagcaagggggaaggagaggttgatgatgatggctccagcagcagcacaacggcgtggtggtggtggaatagcagcactccggcagggcttcgccaagcacgtgacggaggaggaagaggtgtagcagggggagggaggcgccagaacttcagggtgcggctgccccctcccccctccctttatataggcccccaggggggcgccggccctgggagatccaatctcccaaggggggcggcggccaagggggtggagtaccccctaaggcaagtggggcgccccccccccaccctagggtttcaaccctaggcgcagggggtgggccaaggggggcgcaccagcccactatgggctggttcccctccccacttcagcccttggggccctcctagatgggtggccccacccggtggacccccgggaccccttcggtggtcccggtacaataccgggcgaccccgaaactttcccgatggccgaaatatcacttcctatatataattcttcacctacggaccattctggaactcctcgtgatgtccgtgatctcatccgagactccgaacaacattcggtatgctgcatactcatattcatacaaccctagcgtcaccgaaccttaagtgtgtagaccctacgggttcgggagacacatagacatgaccgagacggttctcgggcaataaccaacagcgggatctggatacccatgttggctcccacatgctcctcgatgatctcatcggatgaaccacgatgtcgaggattcgaacaaccccgtatacaattccctttgtcaatcggtatgttacatgcccgagactcgatcgtcggtatcccaataccttgttcagtctcgttaccggcaagtcactttactcgtaccgtaatgcatgatcccgtgaccaaacacttggtcactttgagctcatcatgatgatgcattaccgagtgggcccagcgatacctctccgtcataaggagtgacaaatcccagtctcgatccgtgtcaacccaacagacacttttggagatacctgtagtgcacctttatagtcacccagttacattgtgacgtttggtacacccaaagcactcttacggtatccgggagttacacgatctcatggtctaaggaagagatacttgacattgaagaagctctagcaaaacgaactacacgatcttgtgctatgcttaggattgggtcttgtccatcacatcattctcctaatgatgtgatcccgttgtcaatgacatataatgtccatagtcaggaaaccatgactatctgttgaccaacgagctagtcaactagaggctcactagggacatgttatggtctgtgtattcacacgtgtattacgattttcggataataccgttatagcatgaataaaagacaattatcatgaacaaagaaatataataataacccttttattattgcctctatggcatatttccaacaagaagaatggagacggagtatattagtatcaatcttcaagaacaagggggatgttcagagttgtactggTTACCGTggattaagctgatgagccatacaatgaggctatgggagagagtcattgagcaccgcttaagaagaatgacaagcgtgacaaaACCTGTTAGGTTTCATGCCTgcgaggtcgaccatggaagccgtTTTCTTGGCACGACAGCTTATGGAGAGacatagggagcaaaagaaggacttgcatatggtgttcattgacttggagaaggcctatgataagataccgcggaatgtcatgtggtgggccttggagaaacacaaagtcccaacaaagtacattaccctcatcaaggacatgtacgataatgatgtgataagtgttcgaacaagtgatgtcaacACTGATGACATCCTAATTAAGATAGggctgcatcaggggtcagctttgagcccttatctttttgccttggtgatggacGAGGTcgcaagggatatacaaggagatatcccatgatgtatgctctttgcggatgatgttgtgctagttgacgatagtcggacgggggtaaatagcaagttagagttatggagacaggtggtaggactaaaaccgagtacatgatgtgagGTTTCAGTACTAaataggtgtgaggaggaggaggttagcctggATGGGCAAGTGGTagctcagaaggacacctttcgatatttggggtcaatgttgtagGAGGatggggtattgatgaagatgtgagccATCGAATTAAAGCCGGAtagatgaagtggcgccaagcttctggcattctctgtgacaagagagtgccacaaaagctaaaagccAAGTTCTACAGGACAgttgttcgacccgcaatgttgtatggcgatgagtgttggccaactaaaaggcgacatgttcaacagttaggtgttgcggagatgcgtatgttgagatggatgtgtggccacacgaggaaggatagaGTCCGGAATGACgctatacgagatagagttggggtagcaccaattgaagagaaacttgtccaacatcgtctgagatggtttgggcatattcagcccAGGCCTCCAGAAGTTCCAGTGCATAgcagacggctaaagcgtgcggacaatgtcaagagaggtcggggtagaccgaatttgacatgggaggagtccattaagagagacctgaaggattcgagtatcaccaaagaactagctatggataTAGGTgggtggaagcttgctatccatgtgctagagccatgagttggtcgcgaatcttatgggtttcacctctagcctaccccaacttgtttgggactaaaggctttgttgttgttgttgttgttgttgttgttattgttgttgttgttgttgttgttgttgttgttgttgttgttgttgttgttgctgttgttgttgttgttataatattTTACAAAATATTATCTTTGACTCACTCCCTTTTCAGCTTATTCATGATGAGCATGGTTGTTTTATTGCATCAtcttgtatttttgtatttttcattAATTATATTAAGGGAAAGGTGTGACAGCTCTCGGGTGCAGGGGAACCCTCATGAACAGTAACTTCAAaacaatatgaaaaaaaaatctgaaattttggggATCAAATATGATCAAACTTTTGTTGTTATTGCAAATTTCAGCCAGAAATAACTCTCGAGGAGCCCTAAAAAAATTACTGCTCAAAAGTACACATAGGTTTGAGAGGTGATTGTTTTTTTTTTGGTGAGGGCTGCATGATTGTTTTTTGAAGCTAAAACTTTGCATGAACGTTGAATGTTTGTTCATATTTGATCccccaaagtttcagattttttcgaCTTTTTTCATAttgttttgaatttactgttcacgaGGGTGCCCCTGCACCCGGGAGCTGAAAGTCCAGTCTCTTATATTAATCGTACAATTAATTTTGGGCCAAATATGTTTAAATTATTTGTTTATGAATTTCATAAGGAATGAAAACACTATTTGTAAACTTCATTTTATTTTTCATCCAAATTTCATACGGACAGTGTGCTTTACATTCTTCATCTGATTTTTTGTGAACCATGTAGGGGATCTGCATGTGATCATTATGTATAGGAGATAGAGGGGAAAACCATTCTACATCTGATTTTCATTTTATTAAGTTATTACTAAGTATGACTATCTGTATCTGCTATGGTTTCTATAAACATTTTGGTTCATCTATAGTTCTACACCATTGTAATCTTGAACCACAATCATTGTTGCAAATATATCATCCTATGTTGACGAATTGTAGTGACTTATTTTCTTTGGTGTTCATATAAAAATTAAAAGAATATATTATTTTGCACTATTTGTTTGCAACGAGAGCTACAACGATTAGTATACTGCAGATAATATTTCGACCTAATGTTGTGCCTTGTTTTCCAGTCGACCCCTTTGCTATAATAACTGATGTATAGTCACCTAAAAGAAAGTGATGATTAGATTCACATATTTGGTTATGACTTGGGCGTCTCTGATGGGCCCTTATGAAAGTTTCCTTCTTTCTTTCGTCTTAACTTCCAAGCGCACCATGATGGGTGTGtattttaattttctttgccgacCCGTCCTACTATTGATACTGATGGATAGATCCGTACAATCTAATGTGATGCTTCTATCATTTATCAATCTTCCGCTGGGATGACTTCCTACGGAGTAAAATTTTTTTACCAAGTCTTAGTGCAATGCATCTACAACTCATTTGACGTGTGGATTGCTTCTTCAAATGGGAGGTAACACAATCTATTTGAATCGAGTTGATCCATTCCGTGGTCAGTTCGAACAAATTTTTTATGGCGCTGAATTCTGAACTTGAGTCTCGGCGCATGTGATTCGGAAATAATTATAGACCAAATTGCGGTTGCACGGAGGATGGAAAAATCATGTACTACTAAGCCGTTTGCCATGTGCCCGCTTGCATCCCTATTTGCCGACATGGGATCACCATCTATTCAAATAACTTCATGGCCTTCCGATGCTGTCGTTTCTGGCCATACCAGACTCATTGATATCGGCATATCAGACTCGTCTTATTCCTTGTCTTATAATTACCCATTACTGCTTGCTAGATTAATATTGCCATACAAAGTCATCGTAGAACTTGCCGCAGAATCTCTAGATCAATATAGCTGTTGCGGATTCGTCATTAACCTTGGTGTTCACCTGAACTCATCTATTGCAGACTTTTTTCCTAAGTATATGATGTGGGTCGTCGAGGGGTTGCTTCCATCTCCATGTCAACATGACGGGTTCTACGCATGTCTTTTTATTGTGATATTGTGCGTTTCTGCTGCACGGCCTTCCGTGTGTTCTTCTGGAATTGTTTGGGAGCCACCGATCAGCCTTGTGTTGTGTGTATCCTCTCGGAGGCCACTCTATCTCAGCGTTCTTGTCTCTCTGCTTCCCAACCAGAAAGACGACGGCCACAAGCATAGCTGCACAGGTACGCGGTACCAGTGGCATGGGCCTCCACAAGCATAGCTGCTCTGGGACGACACGGTCGCCGGCACCGGAAGACGGTCTCGGCAGGCTGCGAAAGTACTCCTCCTTCTCGCCCTCCTCGTCAGCCGCGCCGGCCGTGCATGTCCAGCCGACGGTGACCCGCAGCTTCACCATCGTCCGGCCGCCGTCTCTCTCGGTCCTGTCCGGCGAGTCCAACTCCTTGCCGTCCTCCCCGTTCGCAGCAGGTTGGCACCCGCCTCTGTTTCTTGACCTCTCCCTATGATTAACGTTCTTTAATTAAACTGATCTTCTATCTGAAACTTTATTCAGAAAAATTATCCCAACTTGTGGACACTACATAAGTGGTTAATCTGACTGAACTATTGCAAACTAAGCGCTACAGGCTGATGTGCCATGCTTCGTTTGCTATAGCATTGTAACTGAGCATTCTGGAGTAGTAatatattgcaagaaaaaaccaTAAATTTGCCAACCTCACGCTGTTAACCCTCTCTTGGGTGGTTGTCACTATGGCCCAATCTAGACGCGCTGCGCGGCAGGGTTGCCTGAGGCAGTGGGTGAATGAGACAGATGAGAGTGAAAAGATGTGACATAGTCACATAGAGTGAACTTTTTTCGTGAATACGCAAATTGCTTGTAGCTAGTCACATACAAAGAGGCAAGACTAAAAAGGGAGTATCAAGGAGAAGGGGATGCTCAGCCCCAAAGACATAACTATGGTGGATCATGCAAAGGACCTGAATGTCCTCCCTTGCAGAGCCTGCAGATTTTAATTGTAGTTTCTTCCTAGCAGCTGTTGCAATTTTAAGTACCTTCCTTTTCTGCTATCTAGAAAATACGTGTTTGTCACCGTAGTCCCTGCCTAAATGCAGTTTCTCTAGTTTTATTCTCTGCTACTGCGGCAGTATAGCTGCTGTCCGTCGTGAACTTCCCCTGTAAAGGCCTGTACTGGATCGTTTGTTTCGTTTCTGAAATGGAATGGAACAGGGGCGCTGCCCTCTTCTTCTAAAAAAATCATGCAAAGGACTGGGTTTTGACCCTATCCATATCTTCTGCTGCATGTAGCGATCGGTTATCTCCGCCACCCATGTTCCTCGCCGGCTGTACTGCACGCCAATGTATTGCCTCGGTGGCGGTGCCGGCGGTGGGAGTTCGGGCAAGCGGCCGACGCGACAGGAAGAAGCACCACTGGCGGGTGGAAGTAGCAGCGACGACGCGGGAGGAAGTACGCCGGCACGGGAGAAAGTTGCACCGCCATGGCCACAAGCTCGGGGCCGCTTGTGGCGACACGGATCTGCGCTGGGGACGGGTGGCAGCTGGATCCGTCCATTATCGGCAGCGGGCCGGCGCCAAAGTGGATGCAGCTAAGGGTGATGACGCTCCGGCAGGGATTGGGAGGCGGGGATGGTGGGAGGTGAGGCGAAGTGGGTGGAGAATTTTCAGTCCATGAGGGGTCGGCTGAGTATATTTGTGAGTCGCGGTCGAGTCTGTGTAaatcgcccctcccctccccccccccccccctccctaacAGGTTGGGGGGTTATGTTAGTTCTCGGTTAGAGAAGAAAAAACTAATTTATCCTCTTTTAACTGGTCATTGGGGATCGGCTAGAGATGTCCTAAGATGCAGTTGCAAACGCGGATAAGTAGCACCACCGTAACAAGCGGGACATGGGTCCAAGCGCCGCTGCAACCAGCCGACAGCAATGGTGGCGAGGTTGGGGGCTAGCGCTTAGCTAGGTTTTAAGTACACGAAAATAGTATCTACATACGCTATGTTGCAAAATATGATCTGACGTGTCACTAGACTCATAACAGAGTTACAAACCAACGAGTGGTTGGATGGTTAAAAGGACAGTGGGTATccgttcaagtcctagacttgaggTTGGTGCTAgcatttttctagatttatttccgACGATGTGCGTTCAgcgggaggagacgtttccgttgACTACAAAGGAATCTGTGGCGAGTTTGTCAATGTCAAGATGATGTGCCAGCTCGGTCACTCGAAGACACTCATATGAATAgagtgtgcgtgcgtgcgttcatagggatgagtggaTGAGCGTCTGGCTCTGTACCGTGTTTCTACAAAATCAGAGTTGCATGATCAATTTCGTTGGAAAATCCGAAATCCGAAGTTCTGTAGAAATGAAGTCGGGCGTACCCGTGGTAATCCGAAATCCGAAGTTCTGTAGAAATTTCGTTGGAAAATCCCCCCATGACGGAGTCCAACTGCCCAACATGCCGATCAGAGACGAACTCGTTGCTTCCTGCCGGAACGAGATCGATATAAAAATGAAGTCGGGCGTACGTACCCGTGGTAATCCTATCCTACTCCGGCACAAGAACGTGTTTCCGATCGATCGCTCCTACGATCCAAGCCCGAAGCACTATAAGTAAACTGCCGCACGCTCGCATATTCCCATTGCCTCCCAAAGCATCGATCTCCTGCGATCAGATCCGGTTTCACTTCACCATCACGTACGTACCTACGTACGTAGCCGGCGAGGAACTGATCAAGCTCTTCGATTTCTCTCAAGCGCGATGGCTAGCTTGATGCCATCGCTTGCCATGAACCTGCCACAAGAAGAAGGTGGTCACGAGGACTCCGCGTTCGTCGGCGTCATGGGAGATCCAGACGACCCGGAGTTGGCCGCGTTGGTGGCCGAGGCGCTCAAGACGGTGGACGCGCCCTGCGACGAGGATGATCTCGGCTGTCCAATCTGCTTGGAGGAGGACGACGCCGCGGCGTGGAAGGAGACGCCGTGCGGGCACCGGTTCCACGGGCGGTGCGTAGAGAGGTGGCTGCAGGAGAAAGAGAGCTGCCCCATGTGCCGTCGCGAGGTCGTCACGGCGCCCGCCGCCACCGCAGATTGTACCGCTGCATTCCTAGATTTCTTGTGGGTGGCTACCTTGCGGTTGCATGTGTTTGGCGTCGTTCCTACGGACGACATGGAAACTGATTAGGGTGAGCTTCCGGTCGATCGTCGGGCACCAGGCTCAAAGCTCAGATGCTTTGATCGAGATCGGTCTCGAATCGAAGGCACCTTACCATCTTGCCATACTTTGGTCTTCCTTGTGTGTAAAAACCAGATGTAAAGTGTGTGTAATCCGTGCATCCTTGCCGATAAACCCTGATCTAGCAGTCTATGCCTCACATACACATCGCCACACCTTTGTGAGTCCATATACCACATCTATATAAGTCGTCAAGTTAGGCTAATTACTAGTACTTCATAGTGCATATTATATGTAGGATGACGACCCTCGGTTTTTAGTATTTTGCTCCTTTTAGAGCAATTTTTTGACCCAGTCAGGCCCTTCAAACGGCCCTCaaatgcccgggctgaccggcacccctatatccagcccaaatatggggcggataagGGGGCGCCCGGGCGCGCCCGCCACGTCGAACCCGGCCTATACTGACCCACCCGACCACACATAAATTCCTCCCCATccgctcgccggaccaaaccctagccacttcactcccctccttccactcccctccgccacccaaGCTCGTCTGCGGCCCCTACCAGCCGTCTCCGGTATGGCGGGCAGCGAATCCGAGTCCTTCACCTCTAGACCCGTCGACTCCGAACTCATCCCACACGGCACCGAGGAGGAGATGGTCGTCCGGCTTGCGCTCCGCTTTGCCCGGGAGGATGCCCGTGCACGGCTGCGCTCGGACTCCATCGGTTGGGAATCCATTGCATCCGCCCAAATGGTGCATGATCCGACGCTAGGCTAGCCGTAGCTGCCTCGCGGAAGGCCGTGTGGTCTGTCTGGTGT from Triticum aestivum cultivar Chinese Spring chromosome 4A, IWGSC CS RefSeq v2.1, whole genome shotgun sequence harbors:
- the LOC123082982 gene encoding E3 ubiquitin-protein ligase RNF181-like; protein product: MASLMPSLAMNLPQEEGGHEDSAFVGVMGDPDDPELAALVAEALKTVDAPCDEDDLGCPICLEEDDAAAWKETPCGHRFHGRCVERWLQEKESCPMCRREVVTAPAATADCTAAFLDFLWVATLRLHVFGVVPTDDMETD